In Calothrix sp. PCC 7507, one DNA window encodes the following:
- the coaD gene encoding pantetheine-phosphate adenylyltransferase has product MIAIYPGSFDPITLGHLDIIQRGSRLFEQVIVAVLRNPNKMPLFSVQRRLEQIRLSTQHLPNVEVDSFDGLTVNYAQMRQAQVLLRGLRAVSDFEIELQMAHTNKTLSTQIETVFLATSNEYSFLSSSVVKEIARFGGSVDHLVPPHIALEIYQCYNHNSLASNQISVETIPPLQSIPMEPPVETHQGREA; this is encoded by the coding sequence GTGATTGCTATTTATCCTGGTAGCTTTGACCCGATCACTTTGGGACACCTTGACATCATACAGCGCGGTAGTAGGCTGTTTGAGCAAGTGATTGTTGCAGTCCTACGGAACCCGAACAAGATGCCACTGTTTAGCGTCCAGCGACGGCTAGAACAGATTCGTCTTTCTACTCAACATCTACCGAATGTGGAAGTAGACAGTTTTGACGGACTGACTGTCAATTATGCTCAAATGCGACAAGCACAGGTTTTGCTGAGAGGTTTAAGGGCAGTCTCAGACTTTGAAATAGAACTACAAATGGCACACACTAATAAAACTCTTTCAACTCAAATAGAGACAGTTTTTCTAGCGACCTCAAATGAGTATAGTTTTTTAAGTAGTAGTGTGGTAAAAGAGATTGCAAGGTTTGGTGGTTCTGTCGATCATCTTGTGCCCCCACACATCGCCCTAGAAATATACCAATGCTACAACCACAACTCTCTAGCGTCGAACCAAATTTCAGTGGAAACAATCCCCCCCCTCCAGAGTATCCCAATGGAACCTCCGGTGGAGACGCACCAGGGACGGGAAGCTTAG